The DNA segment ATAGGTCCGTAGAAGTCGTATGAGCACGCTACGTCTCTCGGAGTGGGCGGCAGGGGCAGGACGGTGTGCCCTTGGCCCCTATCGTCCGACACTCCACCCGCGTTACCTCAACTGATTAACCCGACAGCGGATTTTCGTACGGCCTTCCGGGTGCCGGGTGGTACGGGGTGCTGTGCGGCGATTCGCTCCGCCTACTGGAACGCGCCCGGGTGGGTCTGCTCCCGCACCGCCGTGAACTGCTGCCGTACCGCCTGCCCCACGGCCAGCTCCTCGCCCGGCTCCAGGACCTGCGCCGCGGCCCCCTGCCAGGCCGGCGGGGTGCGCGGGTCCAGCGTGCCCTGCGAGACCCCGAGCGCCCAGGCGGCCTGCCGGGCCGCGCCGATCGCCGTGTAGTCCGCGGGCTGCGGTACGACGACCTGCGCGCCGAACAGGGAGGGCGCCGCGGCCTGCACGGCGGGCAGCTCGGCGGCCGGCCCCAGCAGGAAGATCCGCCGCACCTCCACGCCCCGCCCGCGCAGCACGTCCAGCGCGTCGGCGAGCCCGCACAGCATGCCCTCGAACGCGGCCCGCGCCAGGTGCTCCGGCTTCATCGACTCGCGCCGCAGCCCGGTGAGGGTGCCCGCGGCGTGCGGCAGGCTCGGGGTGCGCTCGCCCTCCAGGTAGGGGAGCAGGACGAGGCCGTGCGCGCCCGGCGTCGACTTCATCGCCAGCTCGGACAGGCTCTCCAGGTCGGGCAGCCCGAGGAGTTCGGCGGTGCCGCGCAGGGTGCGTACGGCGTTCAGGGTGGTGACGACCGGCAGGTGCATGCCGGTGGCGTCGGCGAGCGAGGTGATCATCCCGGACTGGTCGGCCAGTGGCTCGGGGTGTACGGCCATCACCGAGCCGGAGGCGCCGAGGGACACCACCGCGTCCCCGAGCCCGATGCCGAGCCCGAACGCGGCCGCCATGGTCTCGCCGGTGCCGGCCGAGATCAGCAGCCCCTCCGGGGTCGTACCGGCCGCCTCGGCGGGGCCGATCACCTCGGGCAGCATCGCCTGGTGGCCGAGCGCCAGCTCGACCAGGTCGGGGCGGTAGACACCGGTGGCCGCCGACCAGTACCCGGTGCCGGAGGCGCCGCCCCGGTCGGTGGTGCGGCGCGCCGGGCGCCCCAGCAGCTGCCAGACCAGCCAGTCGTGGGCCTGGAGCAGGGCGGCGGTGCGCTGGGCGTTCTCGGGCTCGTTCTTGGCGAGCCAGCGCAGCTTGGTGACCGGCTGCGCGGCCCCCGGCACACAGCCGACGGCGTGCGCCCATGCTTCCCGGGAGCCGAGGGCGTCCACGAGATCGGCGGCGGCGACCTGCGCGCGTCGGTCACCGCCGACCAGGGCCGGGCGCACGGTGTTGCCGTGGGCGTCCAGGGGGATCAGCGCGTGCTGCTGGGCGGAGACGCCGATGGCCTGGACACCCTCCAGCAGGCCGCCGCCGGCCGCCTCCCCGAGGGAGAGCAGCCAAGCCTGGGGGTCGATGTCGCTCGGGCGGCCGCCCTCCGGGGAGTCGACCGGATGGGGCGCGTACCCCTGCCTCAGTACGGCACCGGTGTCTGTGTCGCAGACCACGATGCGGGTGAAATCAGGTGAGCTGTCCAAACCGGCGACTATCCCCATGCGGAGAATCTTGCCGTATGCCGGGGGCTAGGTGGTGCTGGTGCCCCAGTCGTCGCCCGCCGAGCCGTCCGCGGAGCGGTCGCGCAGGGAGCGGACCCGCTGGGCCACGGAGTCGGGCACATGGTCGCCCACCTTGTCCGCGACCGTGTGCACGGCCTTGCCGGCGTACGTGCGGCCCTGCTGGGCCGCGGTTTCGGCGGTGTTGCGGACGGCCGGGTTCTGGGCGAACTGACGAGCGGCCTTCCTCAGCTGCTCGTAGCGCTCGCGTCCGGCCCGTGTGCCGAGTACGTAACCGAGGGCCAGTCCGGCGATGAACGTGAGCCGGTAGCGCATGGCTGTCACCCTTCCCGTGTGGAGGTGTCTGGTGCGGCGCAGGGTCCGGAGGGTACCGATTGGCGGAGCACCCCCCTGCTTGCGCTAATGTATGTGTCGCAGCGAGCAACCGCCCCCGGCGAATACCCAGGGAGGCGCGTTCGATGCAATCGAGGCGATCCTCCGTAGCTCAATTGGCAGAGCAGCCGGCTGTTAACCGGCAGGTTACTGGTTCGAGTCCAGTCGGGGGAGCTTCGGTCCTCCGTAGCTCAATTGGCAGAGCAGCCGGCTGTTAACCGGCAGGTTACTGGTTCGAGTCCAGTCGGGGGAGCACGCTGAACGAGGGCCCCTCAGGGGTCCTTTTTCATGTCCGCGGGAACCGCCGAGCCTGCACGGATGTCCTCATCGTCGTGAGCACGAGCGGAAGCCGACCATCCGAAGCAGGAGATCGTATGAGCGGCTATGCTGCGGCAGACGGCGCGCACACTTGTACGCGACACGCCGCTATGGGGCGGTAGCTCAGCCGGTTAGAGCAGCGGACTCATAATCCGTCGGCCGTGGGTTCGAGTCCCACCCGCCCCACCAAGAAGAATCGATCGCGACCTGGGTCTCCAGGAGCGATGTCCCCTGCGGGGGCCCGCGGTGTGGTGTCCCCATGCCTGCGAGCAGCAGATCGACTACAGCGAGAAGTCCTTTCCGGGACGGCCTCGACGTCTCGGATCAGACCCTCAAGGGCATGGGGCGTGACCTGGCGACCGCGGAGACGGTCCCCGGCGTGGAAGCGCCGGTTCTCGCCGGGATGGACAAGGACCAGTACAACGCCACGGTGAACAAGGAGTTCGGGCTGAAACTTTCTTCGGCGGCATCGTAAGTTGAAAGGCGAGTTCTTCTACTTCGCCTTCCAGTCCGCTAAGTCCGTTACGGCGCCCGGCTGTCGGCGCGCGGAGGCCACGGCGTGGATCCGTGGCGGCCGCGGGGCTTGAAGTCCCCCTTCCGTGGGCACGGACCTCCTACCGATGTCGGCAGGAGGAGGCGTCATGGACCGTCGGATCCGAGTACGTGTCAGCCGGCGGCCCATCGCGCCGCGGGAGCAGGAGATCGATCGCAGGACGCCGTCGGGGCGCGTGCTGCCGTACTGAAGCCGCCCCGCCTCACGGGACGTGATGGGCCACCGCCGTGCGCAGGGCGCGGCGCAGCGGCTCCGGTGGGGGCGGGCCGCCGGGGGACGCGCTCGCGGTGATGGCGGCGGCGATCCGGTGGAGTTTGACGTTGGAGTGCTGGGACGCCTCGCGCAGGATCTCCCACGCCTGGTCGGGGGTGCAGCCATGGGCGGCCATCAGGACGCCGCGGGCCTGGTCGATCACCGGGCGGGAGTCCAGCGCCTGCCGCAGCTGCGCTATCTCCAGGCGCAGCAGGTCCAGTTGCTCGGCGCGTTCCCGGGCGACCGCGGAGCCGGTGCGGGGCGGGAGGTCGGCGAACCCGGCGGTCCCGCCGGTGCGCGGGGTGTCCGTCGTGTCCAGGCCCACCAGTTCGAGGACGCGGCGCGGCTGGCCCCGCCACCCGCGCGTGGTGACCCGTACGCCGTGCTGCCCGCCGTACTCGTTCAGCAGATCCAGGCAGGCGAGGCCCGTCGTGTCCAGGAAGGACACCCCGGCCACGTCCAGTTCGATCGCGGTGATGCCCGGCGGCAGGGCGGCCAAGGCGTCGCCCAGGGTGTCCGTGCCGCCGTGGACCAGTTCGCCGCGGACCGTCAGCAGGGCGCGCCGGCCCTCCCGCCGGGCATCGATCACCAGGGCGTTCAGTCGCACGGTGTGAGTTGCGAGTCCCGCTGAGGTCATGTCTCCCCTCCCGCTCGGTCCTTGGGCACCCAGCGGTCGCCTGCCCTGCGTGTGGACGCCTACACCCCCCGTGGTCGTAAGGGGGCCGAAACGCGAGCCCGCCGGTACGGCGATCCGCCGCCTCAGCGCATCAGCCCGATCCCCGTCAGCACCACCGCCCCCGCCACCAGCCGCAGCCGTCCGAACGGCTCCCGGAACAGCAGCGTCGCGATGACCGCGGCGACCAGGATGCCCGTCTCCCGCAGCGCCGCGACCGCCGCGACCTCGCCGTGCGCCTGGGCCCAGACGACCAGCCCGTACGCCGTCATGGACAGCACGCCGCCCAGCAGCCCGGTGCCGAGGACCGGGCGCAGCTGGGTGAGCAACCGCCCGCGGCGCCTGGCCAGCGCGATCAGCGGCATGAGCGGGCCCTGGAGCAGGAAGAGCCAGGCGGTGTAGGCCAGGGCGTCGGGTGAGTGCCGTACGCCCAGGCTGTCGACCAGGGTGTACGACGCGATGATCGTGCCCGAGCCGAGGGCTGCGCCGAGGGCCGGCAGCTGGTCGCGGCGGATGCGGCCGGAGGCGAGGGCCAGGGTGGCCAGGCCCCCGGAGACCAGCAGCACGCCCGCCGCCTGGAGCGCGGTGAGCACCCCGCCGAGCAGGGTCACCGAGGCGATGGCCACGAGCAGCGGGGCGACGCCGCGGGCCAGCGGGTACATCTGCCCGAAGTCGCCCAGCTGGTAGGCGCGCAGCAGGAACAGCTGCGAGGTGACCTGGAGCGCGGCCGAGGCCGCGAGGAACGGCCAGGCGCCCGCCGGAGGCAGCGGGGTGAGGCAGACCAGGACGGCCGCGCACCCGGTGCACGCGACGCTGATCAGCGTGAATCCGATGAGCTTGTCCGGTATCCGGTGGGCGATCGAGTTCCAGACGGCGTGCAGCACCGCGGCCGTCAGGACGGCGGCGAGCACGGGGGCGGACATGGTTCCTGGCATGGCGAAGCGACTCCTGGCGGGGAGGTGCGAGCGGGAGGGGAAGGGGGGCGGGGTGGGCACCGCGATCGGGATCGGGACCGTGCTCGTGGTCTGGAATTGTGGAATTTGATTCCACGGTACGCTATCTCCATGGAACAGAATTCCACCAGCGGTGCCGGGGGTGCCGGCGGCGCCACCAGTGGTCCCGGAGGTGCCGACGGCCCCCGTGGCTCCCTCTCCGCCCGGATCCGCGCCCGGCTGCCCGAGCTGCGCGAGACCGAGGCCCGGGTGGCGCGCGCGGTGCTGGAGCAGGGCGCCGGGCTGGTCCACCTCAGCGTCAGCGACGTGGCCGCGCTGGCCGGCACCGCGTCCTCCACCGTCGTACGCACCTGCCAGCGGCTCGGCTTCCGGGGGTTCCAGGAGCTGAAGCTTCAGGCCGCCCGGCAGGCGCCCGAACCGCCACCGCCGCTCGTGGACGAACCCGCCGCGCACGCCCTCGCCGCCACGCTGCGCGCCTCCCGCGAGGCCCTGGACGGCGTCGCCGCGACCCTCGACACCGGCGCGCTCGCCGCCGCGGCCGAGGCCCTGCACACGGCGTCCCGGGTCGTCGTCGTGGGCGCGGGGCTCTCCGGCGCGGTCGCCCTCGACGTCGCCTACCGGCTGCGCGCCCTCGGCTGCCAGGTCGACGCGCCGCCCGACCCGCTCACCGCACAGCTCGCCGCCGCCCAGCTCCCGCCGGACGGCGTCTGTCTCGCGATCAGCCACACCGGGGCCACCCGCACCACGGTCGACACCGCCCGGCGCGCCCGGGCGGCCGGGGCGAGCGTCGTCACGCTCACCAGCTACGCCCGTTCACCGTTGAGCGAGACCAGCAGTCAGGTGCTCGTCGCCGGCGGCCAGGACCTCGTGTTCGGCCTGGAGACCTCCGCCAGCCGGATCGCCCATCTCGCCGCGGTGGACGCCCTGACCCACCTCCTGATGGGCCTGCGCCCCGAGACCGCGCGCCGCCATCTCGACCTGTCGGCGGACATCACGGCCGACCACGCCTACTGAACCCCACGGAGAAGAAGGGGAGTTCACGCCGCCAGCGGGTCCAGGACCAGCGGCTCGATCCGGCCCTCCAGCATCTCGCCGAGCCCCCGGGCCGCGCACACGTCCGGGCGCTCGGCGATGAACACCGGCATCCCGGTGGCCTCGCGCACCATCTGGTCGAAGCCGGGCAGCAGCGCCGAACCGCCGACCATGATGATCCCCCGGTCGGCGAGATCGGCCACCAGGTCCGGCGGGCACTCCCGCAGCACCTTGCCGATGCCGTCCAGGACGGCCGTCAGCGGGGTCTGCACCGCCCCCCGCACCGCCGAGGTGTCCACCCGTACGGTGCGCGGCAGCCCGGTGACCACGTCCCGGCCGTTGATCTCCGTCTGGGGCGGACCCTGCGGGGTGAGCCCGTTGCCGGACAGGGCCAGTTGCAGCGGCCGTACCGACTGGCTGGGCAGCAGCAGCTCATGCTGGTGCCGCAGGTACTGCACGACCGCGGTGTCCACGGCCTCCCCGCCCACCGGAATCCGCTCGGCCGTGACGATCGAGCCCAGCGACAGCACCGCGACCTGCGTGGCCGCCGCCCCGCACACCATGATCATGGTGGCCTCGGGCCGCTCCACCGGCAGCCCGCAGCCCACCGCCGCCGCGATCAGCGTGTCCACCAGCTCCACCCGGCGGGCGCCGAGCCCGAGCAGCGTCTCGATCGTCGCCCGCTGGGCCAGCGGATCGGCGTCGTGCGGGGTGCAGGCGGCCGCGCGCAGCCGGGCCTTGCGGCGCAGCGCCCGGCGCATCTTGTCGCCCATCAGATGCCGCAGCATCCGCTGGGCCATGTCGATGTCGACCACCGTGCCGCCGGAGATGGGCCGTACGACCCTGATGTAGTCGGGGGTGCGGCCGGTCATCTGCTCCGCGAAGTCGCCCACCGCGATCAGCGAGCCTGACCGGACGTTCACGGCCGCCACCGAGGGCTGGTCCACGACGAGCCCCGCGCCCTTCACATACACCCGGGTACGGGCCGCGCCCAGGTCGACGGCGAAGTGACAGCGGCGCAACTGCTCCAGGCTGACGGACACGGCAGCTCCTTCCGGGCGCGGGATTTCGGCTCTTCCTGCTCTTCGTATCCTGCGCGGCACGCGGCCCGGGCCGCCTTTTCTGGGGGGCCGGGCGGGGCGCCGCCGAACGGGGGTAATCGCCCGGGCTCCCGGAGTGTCGCCGGGTCAACCGGCGCGGACGGCCTCCAGCAGCGGTTCGAGCGTGCCGACCACGGCCTCCGCCCCGGCGTCCTGGAGCAGTTGGCGTGCGTCGGCGGACGGCGCGAACCCGATGAAGGGCAGATTGAGCCGTTGAGCCGCCGTCAGCTCGGCCACCGAGGAACCGAGCAGGACCCCGGTGCGGGCCGGAGCGCCGAGATGCTCCAGGGCCCGCAGCAGACAGTGCGGGTTCGGCGTCAGCAGGCCGAGATCCGCGCGCCGCCCGTGCACCCCCGCGAGCGGCAGCCGGTACGACTGCACACCGTGCTGCACCGCCCGGGAACTCACGTCCGACACCACGCTCACCCGCCGACCCGACGTGTGCAGCGCCCGCACCAGCGCGAGCGAACGGTGCGTCATGGGCGCGTCCGGTACGGCGGCCAGCTCCAGCTCCTCCAGCCGGTCCCGCAGTGACGGCCCGAGCGGATCCCGCGCGAACGCGCGCAGCAGATCCAGCGGGTGCGGGAACGGACTCCTGGCCGCGGACCACGGGGACACCGACAACGGCAGTCCCGCCAGGGCGCTCTCGGGGTCGCGGTTCTCGGCCACGACCTCCAGCAGGGTGAGGACGGCCGTCCGCGCGCGATGCGCCGCGAACAGCCGGGTGAGGGGGCCGTCGAAGCCGATCAGCACATGTGCGGCGCCGGTGAGCGCGGCCACCGCCCGGTGCCGCGCGGTCACCGGCGATCGCGGGGCCGGGGCGGGCTCGGGCTCGCTCCGCGCCCCCAGCCGCACGGTGTACGTCACCGCGAGCCCCGGCACCGGCCAGTCGCGCACCCCGTCGTTCACCGCCCGCTCGGCCGCGCCCGGCCGGCGTGCCGGATGCCGGCCGGTGATCCGCGCCGCGGCCGCCCGCAGGCGCTCCCGCAACAGGGCGGAGATCCCGGTGGCGCCGGACCGCACGAAGGCGACCGGGTCCTCGACCCGCCAGGTCAGCTCCGCCGAGGCGGTGAACTCGGCCTTCCCGGAGCTGGGCAGGGACAGTCTGTGCCGCGCCTGCTGCACGGTGAGGTCCACGGTGTAGTACGTCTCCGCGCGCGGCGCCCGTCCGCCGTACGGCCGGATCGGGTCGAGCACGGTCAGCGGGCCGTCGGCGCGGGTGTGCACGACGGCGGCGCGGCCCGGGGTGGGCACGCCCAGCTCGCGCAGGTCCTGGGTGAGGAACGGGCCCTGGACCAGGTCGCGTCGGGGGTGCCCGGCGGTGAGCGGGCAGTACCAGGCCAGCGGCGGCGCGGCCGGGACGTCGTCGGCGTACAGCGGCTCGAACGGCGGGGCGCCCCGGGCGGCGGAGCTGGCGGCGAACTCGTCGTGGAGCGCGGGGGGACGAGGACGTCGATGCCGGTGGCGGCCTCCGGCAGCCGTACCGGACGCTGCCCGAACGCCACCCGCAGCCGGGTGCGCTCGGCGAACCGGGCCAGGGCGGGCGGGAGTTCCCGCAGCACGGCGACCAGGACCGGCAGCAGATAGGTGCCGGGCTCGACGTCCACCCGGTAGCCGTCCGGGCGGACCCGCACCTGGAACCGGCCCGGGGGCAGCGAGCGGGTGAGGATCTCGTGCACGGCGGCTTCGAGGGAGATCCGGGTCTCGGGGCGGCCGGTGAGATCGTCGGTGGTGAAGAGGACCCGGGTGGTGTCCGGGTGGGTGCTCAGGGGGCCGGGGGCGAGTCCGGCGAGGAGCTCGGTGACCGTCCGCAGGGCCTCGGCGCGGCTGCCGGGCACGGCCGGCGCGGCGTCCAGGCAGGTCAGGACCGGCCCGTTCGGGGAGAGGACCACGGACCGGGCGGTCAGCTCGCCGCGCGGTCCCTGCGCCGCGTGCAGGGCGAGGACCGCCTCGCGCAGCCTCGGCCGCAGTTCGCGCACCTCGTCGGGGGACAGCCCGCCCGGACCCTCGGCCAGACGCTCGTGCAGGGTGCTGCCCGCCACGAACTCCCGTACCAGATAAGGCTTTCCCTCGGCGAAGCCATGGTCGAGAACCCGCGCGATCCCCGGGTGCCGCAGCTCCGCGAGGTCCTGGCAGAGCGGGCCGAAGGGTTCCTGGTACTCGCCCGGCGCATACCGGCACACGACGACCCGCGCGTCCCCGTTCCACGCGTCCTCGGCGACCCAACCGCCGTGCCCCGCCGCCGACTTCCGCAGCAGCCGGTACCGCCCCGCGAGCAGTCCCCCGCCGCCGGCCGGTGCCAGCCTGCGCACGCTCTCCTCGCTGAGCATGGCGACCGGCTGCCGCTCCACCGGCGTCGGCGCGCCCCCCGGGGACGGCACCACCGCCCGGAACCCGCCCGGCGCCCGGCCCGCCAGCTCGTCGATGAACTCACCCATCCGGTCCAGGAGTTCGACCGTGCGGTTGCGTTCGGTGCGGGGCAGGCCGAGCAGCAGCAGTTCCCGTACGCCCTCCCGGAACGCGTACGACCCGGCCGGTGCCCCCGGCAGCGCGGTGAGCATGCCGCTGAGCACCACCTCGGCCAGGTGCCGGGGCCTCGGGTCCGGCTCCACCGCGGCCTGCACCAGCCGCATCACCGGCAGATCCGGCCGCCCCAGCGCGAGATGCCCGGCCAGCCGGAACGCCTCCGGGGACGCCGTCGCCCGGAACCGCAGCACCAACTCCTCGGCGGACAGCCGGCCGACGTCCGTACGGTCCTCCGCGTCGACCGGCAGCGGACGCGTCAGCCGGGCCGCGGCGGCGGGGAACCGGGTGCCGCCGGGCGCGCTGACCAGCCCGGCCCAGTTCGCCAGCCAGCGCGGCTCGGGCTCCAGCACCGGCAGGACCACCGCGCCCGCCCCGGCGTCCGGCTCCGGGGTGTCGTACGGCTCCGGGGTGTCGTACGGAGTGAAGGTCAGCGCGGCCGAGGCTGCCGCGGGATGCGGGGCCGCGAGGCGGCCGGGACAGGCGGGCAACGCCGATTCCCGCCAGAGGTGTTCGGGCAGCGGCTGGACGACGGCCAGCGGCATCCGGCGTGCCCAGCGGTGCAGGGTGGCGTACCACCGGGTGCCGGCCGGGCCCTCGCGCCACTGCGGGCCCATGCAGTCGCTGATCAGCAGGGTGACGGTCCGGCCGTCGGCGGGGAGCCGCCCGTCGGGGCCGCGT comes from the Streptomyces sp. SUK 48 genome and includes:
- a CDS encoding FGGY family carbohydrate kinase; amino-acid sequence: MGIVAGLDSSPDFTRIVVCDTDTGAVLRQGYAPHPVDSPEGGRPSDIDPQAWLLSLGEAAGGGLLEGVQAIGVSAQQHALIPLDAHGNTVRPALVGGDRRAQVAAADLVDALGSREAWAHAVGCVPGAAQPVTKLRWLAKNEPENAQRTAALLQAHDWLVWQLLGRPARRTTDRGGASGTGYWSAATGVYRPDLVELALGHQAMLPEVIGPAEAAGTTPEGLLISAGTGETMAAAFGLGIGLGDAVVSLGASGSVMAVHPEPLADQSGMITSLADATGMHLPVVTTLNAVRTLRGTAELLGLPDLESLSELAMKSTPGAHGLVLLPYLEGERTPSLPHAAGTLTGLRRESMKPEHLARAAFEGMLCGLADALDVLRGRGVEVRRIFLLGPAAELPAVQAAAPSLFGAQVVVPQPADYTAIGAARQAAWALGVSQGTLDPRTPPAWQGAAAQVLEPGEELAVGQAVRQQFTAVREQTHPGAFQ
- a CDS encoding YtxH domain-containing protein, with protein sequence MRYRLTFIAGLALGYVLGTRAGRERYEQLRKAARQFAQNPAVRNTAETAAQQGRTYAGKAVHTVADKVGDHVPDSVAQRVRSLRDRSADGSAGDDWGTSTT
- a CDS encoding ANTAR domain-containing protein; translated protein: MRLNALVIDARREGRRALLTVRGELVHGGTDTLGDALAALPPGITAIELDVAGVSFLDTTGLACLDLLNEYGGQHGVRVTTRGWRGQPRRVLELVGLDTTDTPRTGGTAGFADLPPRTGSAVARERAEQLDLLRLEIAQLRQALDSRPVIDQARGVLMAAHGCTPDQAWEILREASQHSNVKLHRIAAAITASASPGGPPPPEPLRRALRTAVAHHVP
- a CDS encoding EamA family transporter → MSAPVLAAVLTAAVLHAVWNSIAHRIPDKLIGFTLISVACTGCAAVLVCLTPLPPAGAWPFLAASAALQVTSQLFLLRAYQLGDFGQMYPLARGVAPLLVAIASVTLLGGVLTALQAAGVLLVSGGLATLALASGRIRRDQLPALGAALGSGTIIASYTLVDSLGVRHSPDALAYTAWLFLLQGPLMPLIALARRRGRLLTQLRPVLGTGLLGGVLSMTAYGLVVWAQAHGEVAAVAALRETGILVAAVIATLLFREPFGRLRLVAGAVVLTGIGLMR
- a CDS encoding MurR/RpiR family transcriptional regulator, which codes for MEQNSTSGAGGAGGATSGPGGADGPRGSLSARIRARLPELRETEARVARAVLEQGAGLVHLSVSDVAALAGTASSTVVRTCQRLGFRGFQELKLQAARQAPEPPPPLVDEPAAHALAATLRASREALDGVAATLDTGALAAAAEALHTASRVVVVGAGLSGAVALDVAYRLRALGCQVDAPPDPLTAQLAAAQLPPDGVCLAISHTGATRTTVDTARRARAAGASVVTLTSYARSPLSETSSQVLVAGGQDLVFGLETSASRIAHLAAVDALTHLLMGLRPETARRHLDLSADITADHAY
- a CDS encoding rod shape-determining protein; protein product: MSVSLEQLRRCHFAVDLGAARTRVYVKGAGLVVDQPSVAAVNVRSGSLIAVGDFAEQMTGRTPDYIRVVRPISGGTVVDIDMAQRMLRHLMGDKMRRALRRKARLRAAACTPHDADPLAQRATIETLLGLGARRVELVDTLIAAAVGCGLPVERPEATMIMVCGAAATQVAVLSLGSIVTAERIPVGGEAVDTAVVQYLRHQHELLLPSQSVRPLQLALSGNGLTPQGPPQTEINGRDVVTGLPRTVRVDTSAVRGAVQTPLTAVLDGIGKVLRECPPDLVADLADRGIIMVGGSALLPGFDQMVREATGMPVFIAERPDVCAARGLGEMLEGRIEPLVLDPLAA
- a CDS encoding SAV_2336 N-terminal domain-related protein, with translation MSSDIPDSPDAVGRPDTAPGRPAAPDALARLAAVLAEAGQGAPPTPRELAELLWLAGHMGAEGTAVTGATGETGGTRESAGDDRGPENPEDAEGPGDGRAAAPGSPPGPAQHPRPPEAETHRPRPGAPARVPLRLPSPAPSPDHAPHSTLLAPAPPMLRHPLALQRALRPLRRRVDAPVGRELDERATADRIARLGAGPDRWLPVLRPARERWLSLNLVYDAGPTMPVWRPLIHELHTALAQSGAFRTVTLHRADADGTVRGPDGRLPADGRTVTLLISDCMGPQWREGPAGTRWYATLHRWARRMPLAVVQPLPEHLWRESALPACPGRLAAPHPAAASAALTFTPYDTPEPYDTPEPDAGAGAVVLPVLEPEPRWLANWAGLVSAPGGTRFPAAAARLTRPLPVDAEDRTDVGRLSAEELVLRFRATASPEAFRLAGHLALGRPDLPVMRLVQAAVEPDPRPRHLAEVVLSGMLTALPGAPAGSYAFREGVRELLLLGLPRTERNRTVELLDRMGEFIDELAGRAPGGFRAVVPSPGGAPTPVERQPVAMLSEESVRRLAPAGGGGLLAGRYRLLRKSAAGHGGWVAEDAWNGDARVVVCRYAPGEYQEPFGPLCQDLAELRHPGIARVLDHGFAEGKPYLVREFVAGSTLHERLAEGPGGLSPDEVRELRPRLREAVLALHAAQGPRGELTARSVVLSPNGPVLTCLDAAPAVPGSRAEALRTVTELLAGLAPGPLSTHPDTTRVLFTTDDLTGRPETRISLEAAVHEILTRSLPPGRFQVRVRPDGYRVDVEPGTYLLPVLVAVLRELPPALARFAERTRLRVAFGQRPVRLPEAATGIDVLVPPRSTTSSPPAPPPGAPRRSSRCTPTTSRPRRRWPGTARSPPGTPDATWSRARSSPRTCASWACPPRAAPPSCTPAPTAR